From a region of the Rhodococcus sp. 4CII genome:
- the dnaJ gene encoding molecular chaperone DnaJ, producing the protein MARDYYATLGVDQKATDQELKRAYRKLARELHPDVNPDEAAQARFRDISTAYEVLSDPEKRRIVDLGGDPLSSGGGGGGGFGGGFGGGLGDVFEAFFGGGGGAGRGPRGRVQPGADSLLRTKLTLAECATGVSKQVTVETAILCDSCTGSGTNGDSTPVRCETCGGAGEVQSVQRSFLGQVMTSRPCPTCRGAGETIPDPCHKCGGDGRVRARRDITVKVPAGVAGGMRIRLAAQGEVGPGGGPAGDLYVEVVEQAHEVFVRDGEDLHCTIRVPMIDAALGTTVTIDTIIDGPKEITIEPGTQPGSVTVLRGHGMPKLRSGIRGDVHAHLEVVVPSRLDHKETKLLRELKDLRDRDVAEVVSTQSQHSGGLFSRLREAFSGR; encoded by the coding sequence GTGGCACGGGATTACTACGCAACGCTCGGCGTCGATCAGAAGGCGACCGACCAGGAGCTCAAGCGCGCGTACCGCAAGCTTGCCAGGGAACTGCATCCCGACGTGAACCCCGACGAGGCGGCGCAGGCCCGGTTCCGGGACATCTCGACGGCCTACGAGGTGCTGTCGGACCCGGAGAAGCGGCGCATCGTCGACCTCGGCGGCGACCCCCTGTCCTCGGGTGGCGGCGGAGGCGGCGGCTTCGGCGGCGGTTTCGGGGGCGGACTCGGCGACGTGTTCGAGGCGTTCTTCGGCGGCGGGGGCGGCGCGGGCCGTGGTCCGCGGGGCCGCGTCCAGCCGGGCGCCGATTCGCTCCTGCGCACCAAGCTGACCTTGGCGGAGTGCGCGACCGGTGTGAGCAAGCAGGTCACCGTCGAGACGGCGATCCTCTGCGACAGCTGCACCGGATCGGGCACCAACGGCGACTCCACGCCGGTGCGGTGTGAGACCTGTGGCGGCGCGGGCGAGGTCCAGTCGGTGCAGCGGTCGTTCCTGGGCCAGGTCATGACGTCGCGGCCGTGCCCCACGTGCCGTGGTGCCGGCGAGACGATCCCCGACCCGTGCCACAAGTGCGGCGGCGACGGACGTGTGCGCGCCCGCCGCGACATCACGGTGAAGGTGCCCGCCGGCGTTGCCGGCGGAATGCGGATCCGGCTCGCCGCGCAGGGCGAGGTCGGTCCCGGCGGCGGACCGGCGGGCGACCTGTACGTCGAGGTGGTGGAGCAGGCGCACGAGGTGTTCGTCCGCGACGGCGAAGACCTGCACTGCACGATCCGGGTGCCGATGATCGACGCCGCCCTCGGCACGACCGTGACGATCGACACGATCATCGACGGCCCGAAGGAGATCACCATCGAGCCGGGAACCCAGCCGGGATCGGTGACGGTCCTGCGCGGGCACGGCATGCCGAAGTTGCGGTCCGGAATCCGCGGCGACGTGCACGCGCATCTCGAGGTCGTGGTTCCGTCGCGCCTCGACCACAAGGAGACGAAACTGCTCCGCGAACTCAAGGACCTGCGCGACCGCGACGTCGCCGAGGTCGTCTCCACCCAGTCGCAGCACAGCGGCGGATTGTTCTCACGCCTGCGTGAAGCCTTCAGCGGTCGCTGA
- the hrcA gene encoding heat-inducible transcriptional repressor HrcA: protein MSSTDDRRFEVLRAIVADYVSTQEPVGSKALVERHNLGVSSATVRNDMAFLESEGYIAQPHTSSGRVPTDKGYRQFVDRIADVKPLSTAERRAILDFLESGVDLDDVLRRGVRLLAQLTRQVAVVQYPTLSASSVRHLEVVALTPARLLLVLITDSGRVDQRIVELGDVLDDEDLARLRGLLGGALDGKRLAAASIAVSELADEAPEDLRDAVIRSATVLVETLVEHPEERLVLGGTANLTRNAADFTGISGFPGSLRAVLEALEEQVVVLKLLAATQDAGTVTVRIGEETQVEQMRGTSVISTGYGAAGTVLGGMGVLGPTRMDYPGTIASVAAVARYIGQVLAER from the coding sequence ATGTCGAGTACTGACGACAGACGGTTCGAGGTTCTCCGCGCCATCGTCGCCGACTACGTCTCGACCCAGGAGCCGGTGGGTTCGAAGGCGCTGGTCGAGCGGCACAATCTGGGTGTTTCCAGCGCCACCGTCCGCAACGACATGGCGTTCCTCGAGAGCGAGGGCTACATCGCCCAGCCGCACACGAGTTCGGGCCGCGTCCCCACCGACAAGGGTTACCGGCAGTTCGTCGATCGCATCGCCGACGTGAAGCCGCTGTCGACGGCGGAGCGGCGCGCGATCCTCGACTTCCTCGAGTCCGGAGTCGACCTGGACGACGTCCTCCGGCGCGGGGTGCGCCTGCTCGCGCAACTCACACGCCAGGTCGCGGTTGTGCAATATCCCACACTCTCGGCGTCGTCGGTCCGGCACCTCGAGGTGGTCGCGCTGACGCCCGCCCGCCTGCTGCTGGTGCTCATCACCGACTCGGGCCGGGTGGATCAGCGCATCGTCGAACTCGGCGACGTCCTCGACGACGAGGATCTCGCGCGGCTGCGCGGACTGCTCGGCGGCGCCCTCGACGGCAAGCGCCTGGCGGCGGCGTCCATCGCCGTGTCGGAACTCGCCGACGAGGCGCCGGAAGATCTGCGCGACGCCGTGATCCGCTCGGCCACCGTGCTGGTGGAAACGCTCGTCGAGCATCCCGAGGAGCGCCTCGTACTCGGCGGCACCGCGAACCTGACCCGGAACGCCGCGGACTTCACGGGAATCAGCGGATTCCCCGGTTCGCTGCGCGCGGTCCTCGAGGCGCTCGAAGAGCAGGTGGTGGTGCTCAAACTTCTGGCCGCCACCCAGGACGCCGGCACCGTGACGGTGCGGATCGGTGAGGAGACGCAGGTGGAGCAGATGCGGGGCACGTCCGTCATCTCCACCGGCTACGGTGCGGCGGGCACCGTGCTCGGCGGAATGGGCGTGCTCGGGCCCACCCGAATGGACTATCCGGGAACAATCGCGTCGGTGGCAGCCGTTGCGAGATACATCGGCCAGGTGCTCGCCGAGCGGTGA
- a CDS encoding alpha/beta fold hydrolase: MDRIRIAYGTEPQQFGHFYPPEAPVSTPVPVVMVVHGGFWSGKYHLNLGTSFAVDLARHGVAVWNIEYRRLGAGGRWDEMSADVRAALDAIAGPVAERSPVPFDLSKVRVVGHSAGGQLAVWLAGETQTTVRPERVVSQAGALDLASAGERGRRIGYIEDLLGVPFDEDPDRYRAASPHHRLPVGVPVVCVHGTEDAQVPVKVSVRYSEAARAAGDPVALHVVEGEDHYAFLNPETDCWKISRDALLSDAGEF; this comes from the coding sequence GTGGACCGCATTCGCATCGCCTACGGAACCGAACCTCAGCAGTTCGGGCACTTCTATCCGCCCGAGGCACCGGTGTCGACCCCGGTCCCGGTGGTGATGGTCGTCCACGGCGGTTTCTGGAGCGGGAAGTACCACCTGAACCTCGGGACGAGTTTCGCGGTCGACCTGGCCCGCCACGGTGTCGCCGTGTGGAACATCGAATACCGCAGGCTCGGTGCGGGCGGGCGGTGGGACGAGATGTCCGCGGACGTCCGCGCCGCACTCGACGCGATCGCCGGTCCGGTCGCCGAGCGGTCGCCCGTCCCGTTCGACCTGTCGAAGGTCCGGGTGGTCGGACACTCCGCCGGTGGGCAGCTCGCGGTGTGGCTCGCCGGGGAGACACAGACGACGGTCCGGCCGGAACGGGTCGTGTCCCAGGCGGGCGCGCTCGACCTCGCGTCCGCGGGCGAACGTGGGCGGCGGATCGGCTACATCGAGGATCTCCTCGGCGTCCCCTTCGACGAAGACCCGGACCGGTACCGCGCCGCCTCCCCACACCACCGGCTTCCCGTCGGGGTGCCTGTGGTGTGCGTCCACGGCACGGAGGACGCGCAGGTTCCGGTGAAGGTGAGCGTGCGGTACAGCGAGGCGGCGCGGGCGGCCGGGGATCCGGTCGCCCTGCACGTCGTCGAGGGTGAGGATCACTACGCGTTCCTGAATCCCGAGACCGATTGCTGGAAGATCTCGCGGGACGCCCTGCTGTCCGACGCCGGCGAGTTCTGA
- a CDS encoding 16S rRNA (uracil(1498)-N(3))-methyltransferase: protein MAATVFFLDPLPDVGSTAVLDGPEGRHAATVRRIGVGERIVLADGRGGLADTEVTAAGKDRLELTVHERRQVSAPSPSVTVVQALPKAERSELAVELATEAGVDAIVPWQSSRCVARWEGPKVAKGVARWRSAALAAAKQSRRAIVPEVSELHRTAGMLAVVREVVGRGGVVAVLHEAATHALAELPLRAAAEIVLVVGPEGGISDEEITALTEAGAVPVLLGPHVLRTSTAAAVALGAIGVLTDRWGAAPLA, encoded by the coding sequence GTGGCGGCGACGGTCTTCTTCCTCGACCCGCTGCCCGACGTGGGGAGCACCGCGGTCCTGGACGGTCCGGAGGGCCGGCATGCGGCGACGGTGCGGCGGATCGGTGTCGGGGAGCGGATCGTGCTGGCCGACGGCCGGGGCGGTCTTGCCGACACGGAGGTGACGGCCGCCGGGAAGGACCGGCTCGAACTCACTGTGCACGAGCGTCGGCAGGTGTCGGCGCCGTCGCCGAGTGTGACTGTGGTGCAGGCGCTTCCGAAGGCGGAGCGATCCGAGCTGGCGGTCGAGCTGGCCACCGAGGCCGGGGTCGATGCGATCGTGCCGTGGCAGTCGTCACGCTGCGTGGCGCGGTGGGAGGGCCCGAAGGTCGCCAAGGGAGTCGCGCGCTGGCGTAGCGCGGCGCTCGCCGCCGCCAAACAGTCCCGGCGGGCGATCGTCCCCGAGGTGTCGGAATTGCACCGCACCGCGGGAATGCTCGCCGTCGTCCGGGAGGTGGTCGGCCGGGGCGGCGTCGTCGCCGTGCTGCACGAGGCGGCCACCCACGCTCTCGCCGAGCTTCCGCTGCGCGCGGCCGCCGAGATCGTGCTGGTCGTCGGACCCGAGGGCGGCATCTCCGACGAGGAGATCACCGCGCTGACCGAGGCGGGCGCCGTCCCGGTGCTGCTCGGTCCGCACGTCCTGCGGACCTCGACCGCGGCGGCAGTGGCGCTGGGCGCCATCGGGGTCCTCACCGACCGCTGGGGCGCGGCCCCGCTAGCCTGA